The DNA sequence ACATTCATTTCCGGTTAGTGTGTTTGGCTACAATGGTTCCCAATgcttgtgtttttgtgtttctcCTAGTTTGGCAGGATATTCTTAATTGTACAGAGTATATTGTGTTCTAAAATATTAAATAGCCGTTTGAATAAAAACATGGCCAAGTAGTATGCAGAACTACCTCAATTACTAAGGAGACAAAAACATCACAGAATCCACACACTCGAACAGGCACTGAGTATCTGTTCTGCCCTGGACTCCACAAAAGTATCACAGAAtcctcacactcacacaggcCCTGTGTATCTGTTCTGCCCTGGACTCCACAAAAAGACGCACACATTCAGCAACCGTTTCAACGTGGaatacacacactgacacaggcACTGAGCACCTGTTATAAGATGCTTGTGTCTTTGTCATTAAGCAcgacactcaacaatatttcagcaatatttcagcagtctGTAACAGCCAATCCAGGGACCAAaggcatgagcattgatctcagctattgggatacaatgacctgcatgggttgctgaagatcaagcaCTGATCACCTGTTCACCACATAAAGTCAATGGAACTAGTTACCTGGGTGGTGTTGTATAAAGGGTTCTTAGCGCAAAGGTGATCATAACCGTTATATAGACTTACATCAATCATAGgtctaaggttgttttgtatgAGGGCACCCTGTTCTTTCATGGTATCAACATGTACCAACACAAGAGGCAGGGTGTACTTGACACCTGATCTGTCCTTGAATTTACATCAAGTCACTGGCACTAGGTAccacaaagctctcataagcctaaaATCATGTACTATTCCTCGTAACATTCCTGTCTGCTGTACtgtaacattaacttatgacaaTCTCAGCGCTACGagaactttgtgaaacagggccctggcTAGCTCTTCTTGAAACAGTCGTAGTCCTACGAACTTCATAAGCccattcttaaaggtcacatgtaaaatacaactttgcagacctataaagttgagaaaaaaatacaatgaaaaaaagccaacgaaatctgagttcaaacgattcactacgTTTgctttttttggttgcatgtgacctttaacacacTGACAGGAATTCTTATGGTTATGAACGTTTTGACAATAAGGGCCCTGTTCTGTTATtgaacacactcaaacacagaGGCAGGGGGTACTTGACGCATGTTCTTCACTGGAATTCACATGTCCATGTTCCATCTAAACAGCACCTTTGCAGCATCACATCTTCAACAGTAGCAgcaaattagtgagtgagtgagtgagtgagtgagtttagttttacgccgcactcagcaatattccagctatatggtgggggtctgaacagacaatccagtgaccaacaacatgagcatcgatctgggcacttgggaattgatgacatgtgtcaaccaagtccagcgagcctgaccacccgatcccgttagtcgcctcttatgacaagcatagttgccttgtATGAGCAGATTAgtggcacacacacactcacttgaCAATGTCACTCACCTAAATGTTTTGAAGATAGACTAGAAAAAATACGGGTAAGGACGTTTAACCTGTTCAAAGGTAAGAATGTTGAGTTAAGAATAATTAATAGTGTTGACCCCAATGCTCTTCAATACCTACCCAATTATCATCTTGCCATCTGATCCAATCTGCACGTGTTTACAGTTGACAATGTTGATGGGTGCTTGCTGACTCATATTCACAGGTCCATGTTGCTGGGGGTTCTGTGCTGGAGGTGCAGCTGGCTGGCCTGGGTAATGTGGGGGACCTGTGATGTAGTTGAATGAGAAAACAAATTGGGTCTTACTGACCATTCCCAGaagaatttcagcaatattaaagcctGTCTGTTCATTTGGTGGATTGCCATGATATATTTCTGGATGGGTATTTATTCCGGAAAACAGCAGACTCTGTCTTGGCAAAGGGATACAACTCAGCTTTCAAATATCGCAATATAAACTATAAATATTTTGCAAGTTTACTACTCACAAAAAAAACTTTGATACCTGCTGGGAAATACTGAAGTTAAGCAGTTTCCATGCTACTAGATGTGAATATGTCTACTGGGAGACAAATTATATTGTGACTTCTGGTGAAAATCAATTTTAGTCACAGCAGACTAGAAATAGCAGAAAAAATGGACAATGGCCTTGGTCTGACATCTGATTCTCCATAGTAACCCATCCTGACAAATAGGCCACTCAGAAGCGCTTCTGCCTATCATcctttcaaattaaaattttttaaatgttcagAGCTTGGGACAGCATACTAGTTAAACTGCTGGCTTTTCATGGATGTTTCATGTATACATGAGACCCACTTTATATATCTGGTGATTTACCAGAGGCATTCACATAGAAAAACTAAACCACTGGTGAAAGTAATGTCCATTGTTCATCGACATGTGTTATTAGCATAACTGATTAACTGCTCTTGGGCAATTATTTCtctaaaaaaatattaaatgaacatttcaaataataCTTTAATATAATACTTAAATACCTATATTTCAGCTTCAAATGTTAAGAATGGAAGTGACATCAAATAACTTCAGTTGCCAGGCGATAGATAAAACAAAACGTCTAGCATTTGATAAAATATAGTTCATAGCTTTAACAGCCTTCTCATGTGTGATGTGAAGGAACATTTCTTACTAAATATAATACCAGGTATTTATACTCATCATTCTCTAGGTAAGCATTAGAGAGTGTAAATTTATGACTGTTGTACTCCATATATTATTGAAAGCTTTTTCAAAATCTATGAACGCACATAATTACCTTTTCTTCTCACTTTATAAAAGATGAATAATGCCAAAAAGTGTACAAATATGGCAAGACATCatataacatatacatgtacgtaATAAACAAATGACTATGTAAGTAAGTGTTTCGTCTTTCTATGTATGAttgtcaaagggagataactccattaAATTTGTGTTAATTCTGTGTAACTGAGACTCCTGCCTAACTTGGACTTATCAGTCGGTCCCAAACCAGTCCAAATTAAACAGAgtgcactgtatatatatatatgttatatgacTTGTATAAACAATGTTATCTCAGTAAAATGCATTGGCCAAGGGATCAGTCTCAGTAAGCCTTACGCAACTAAGtggtctgtcttttgggagATATGTCTTATGGGAAGACATTAGGATTATTGTGCATGAGATGTGACCAACCATTGACGTGATGTGGTGTGAACTGTGGTGGTTCCTCCAGAAGAGTGAAGACACTTGGATCAAACATTCCAGGACCCTGATTCCCTGCATGGTAATGGTAGTGGAGTACTGGCGCCGGGGATATGGGAGGCACTGCAAGATATTACTGAACATCACACAGACATAACAAATATACAGTAATGACAGGGGCAATACTGTTAAAGTCATCAGTAGAGACAAAGACATGTCCGTTTCCATACTAGGGCAAGGATGATTCACCGATACATTGCAAGACATTTAAGTCTGATGCAGCTATCGATATCGGCGACTGGCATATCAATACAAAATGATACATAATAACAGTATTATGTTAAACATATCAAGCACTTATTTAGAGGAAAATACACAAGTATGATAGGGTTACGCGTTTGTTTGTTACAATAGTGTTTATGTTATACACAACTACCTTGAAACCAATCATTTTCAATCTTAAAACTGCATCATCCTTTCAATGAATATGTAGCGTGAAACATACTGTATCACAGGTAAAACAATGCGACACATATCGTTTGTGACATTGTGTATTGTCCGAGCCCTTCTCCTTAAGTTTCTAAACATCTCAATTGTATCATTTTTGCAAGTCAGAAATCAGTGTTCTGACTTTTCATTTTGTATTACACCTACTGAAACTGATTTGAAAAAGGATAGTGCTTGATATCAAACAATcacaatattttagcaattGTGGTAATTTTATTTAGTCTGTACTGAAATACTCATTTTAAGTAAAGCAATATATCATTTGGTAAAAAATCTCATAAAGTATATTTTATTTGACAACAGAAATAAACTAACTGCATTACTGGTTTCTTGATTACCTCCTGCTGAAGATTTCAAAACATTTGGTGCAGCACACTTTGCGGAAGATGTGTAAGCTGGTCCATCGGTTTTCAACTCATGTGTTAGTACCTTGTTGATCTCTTCAATGCCTTGTTTAGCTAGTGGGGTCTTAAGATTGTTAGACAAAGCAGAATAAGTCTCCAGTGGTTTAGTTACTTTATCCAGTACACGATGCTTTGCAGACCCAGAGGTGATATGTGGCTTCACTGATACTGTATTGCTTTTGTCTGCGTTGGATGTTTGAGTTGCTGAACATGCTATTTGTTTAGCAAGTGTTACTTTTTGATCAGCCAGAGATTGACCATCTCCTGGTGTCCTTGGAGCAAGAGGAGGGCTAGGTGATCCATCCCTTGGTGCCCGATGAGGACCAACTGTGTCAATGTCATCACTTGGTTTCTGACCAAGACTGCCAGATCCATCCCTTGGTCCCTGATGAGGACCAACTGTGTCAATGTTATCACTTGGTTTCTGACCAAGACTGCCAGATCCATCCCTTGGTCCCTGATGAGGACCAACTGTGTCAATGTCATCACTTGGTTTCTGACCAAGACTGGCAGATCCATCCCTTGGTCCCTGATGAGGACCAACTGTGTCAATGTTATCACTTGGTTTCTGACCGAGACTGCCAGATCCATCACTGGGCTCATTATCATCTTTTCCAGGAGTATCTCTTTGTCCTTGATCAGAAGCAAATGTTCCAAGGTCACATCCACTGCATGGACTAGAAGCAGCAGTTACAAGATTCTGTCCATCTCCTGAACCAGAAGCAACTGTTCCAATATTCTTTTTAGGTCCTTGGCCGGACACAGATGTGCCCCTGTGATTTCTTGGTAAATCATCACAAAGTCCTTCAATAACAGTAATAGTTGCAGGGTTTGTACTAGGGATTTCATCAGCAGTGAGTTGTGATGGCTCTGTGGTATCACATGACCCTATGCCAGATTTGTTATCATTGTCTTCTCCACTGTTATGGCAAGGTTCCTGATCAGCTACATCAACGAATCTGTTACTTGTAACTGATCCATTGTCCTTCCTGGCCATGTCTTTGATTGCTGTTGTGTCAATGGATCTGTTCGTGCCTTGGCTTGAATTAACTGATTTTACAACAGTAGATTCCTCATCTTCACACTTTGAGAGACATGATGATTCTCCCTCTGATCTGGATGATTCAAAAAGCTTGCCTTTACTTTTTGTAGCATTTATCTGAATACCGTCTTCATCTAGATCTGGCTCTATGACCAGATCATCCTCAGGAAGGGACCGAAATATCTCTGAAGGATTGGCATTGTCAGCTGTATTCAAAGGACTCTGATACTGAGGGAGGTTATTTCTCAGCACAGTTGAACTGGAAGATGAAGCAGCAGTTTGTTGTTCTGATGACTTCTCAGACAAAGTTTTATAATGTGTAGTAACTGAGGAAGGTTTGTCAGATGGTGAACAGTCATGTTTGGGGACGTTTTGGGAGGTTGATGATCTTCCATTGATACAATTATCAGTATCACCTCTGTCAGGACCCGTTAATCCTCCAGTCTGGGCACCAGAAAGGCTTCTAGATGGCTGTACATCTGCCTCAAAACTGCTGTTGCCACATCCATGACCTTCCTGGCCTCCACGATTGACAAAAGGCCTTGCATCAGATACATGAATTTGACTTAAGTTGACAGACAAATTCTGTTCATCAGTCTGTAATGACTCCTGATGTATATTGCTGGAAGTTTGTTGAGGATGATGTATTGTATTGCCATGAGATGCTGTCTCAAATCTCTGCCTGCTCTTTTCAATAAGGACAGGGTCGATTCCAGGACCCTGGTCCACTGACCCCTGTGGTTGAGCATCATGTGCCAAATAAACTGGATTCCTGGATGTGTTGGCTCTAGGTGGAGTCAGTCTGTGCTCAGTGGGGAATATGTTTGGAACAGAGGTGTTTCCATGGACTCCGCTCTGTCCATGATTTTCTGACTCCAATCCTGGAGGTGGCGGATTGCCCTGAACTGTGTATAGACCTTCCCTGAAGTGTGACCcatacattgctgcttgcaCTTGCATGTTAAGTTGTCCCTGCATCGATTGCATATTGCCATTGGGTTTATCAGAGGAAAATGATCTATAAATCTGTGCTGTCTGGAAAGAATTCCCACAAAAGTCTTGGTTCTCTCGTTTTAGTCTATATGGGAGATGGTGATCAAAGAGCTTTTTCAGCCTGTATTGGAAGGATTTTTTCTCATAATTATACCAGTCAACTGAGTCAATTGCTAACAGACCACTGGGAGTCTTGTACACGCCTTTTCGGTCTTTTTCAGATTTTGTATGCAAAGGTCGTATGCAGTACCTCTTTGTCGTATCACATTCATCCTTTGTTGCTATTCTTGTAAGTCCAAATGCCTCCTCTCTCACAGCTTGCACAACCATGTCATCTCGTAGATTCTCAGTCAGAACAACAAATATCAAAGTGCATAATTTCACAACATTCTCAGCTCTCTCCATTTGTGAAGCTACAAAACAGCTATCATCATACAAGCATATTTTGGGATACATTTTATTCCTCAGTTCAAATCCTCTCAGCTTATCCCGTATGTCTAAAGCAAGCTCCAAATCTTCTTTAGCATACAGTAGAGCAACATCAAAGTGTTCATATTCAGGCGGGATGCCAGAAAAGTTAGACTGAGGCACACCAAAGGCTATGCCTCCCATGTTGTTGTATGGCATTCGCTGACCATGTTGTTGACTCGTTACGGAACCTTGATCTGCATTCTGAAGATGTCTACCAACAATATGTACTCTGTCAGTGGAATATCCTTGTGCATCACACTGGATATCTTGATTGGTTGCATCCATATTGACCTGAAATAGATGAGGAATGTCAATGGCAACTTGTGCATTTATACCTAAGTGCAGGGTTTTAGTTAGACATATCAAGAGCTGGGGttgcctagaggttaaagtgaTTAATTGTCATGCCTAAGGTCCAGGTTCAATTCTCATATGGGTACACcgtgtaaagcctatttctggtgttgtccaccatgatattgctggaatactgctaaaagcggcgtaaatctaacctcactcactatgaAAACAGGGGTTCAGAGGAATTCTGATAACTATTATACAAGGAGGTATGTGGTCTTCTGCATAGAGCTCAGGCACAAATCAGTTGAGCAATGCTGGCCATGAGAGTTCTAGGAGAGTTGATTGCGTGTGACAGcgtgactcctgagagtttcaaGGATTTCAGTCCTGCCACCACAACAAACCAGATGTGATACACATGTATCACCTTAGGGAGTTAGAATTTGTCCAAAACAGTCTTTGTTCACcctgcagaaaatgggtacccagtgaaATGAGTCATGAGACTATTCCGGGGGAATACTGATTAGATTCTGTGCTAATATTGCTATGAGCAAGATATAAATATTCTTATTAATTAATGTCTTAATTATGAGGGTCATGTAAAGTAACAAAATGGTGTAGCATAGTTTACAAGGAGATTTAATAGTTACTTCATTAGCAGGACCTTTCTGATGTCATGAACTTGGTACAATAAATACCATATGCATTATTCCTCTGTGTTCATTCTGTACACTGGACGTACATTTCTACAAAACATTATACAATGAAAATTGGTCATTGTTTTTGGACCACAGACTTTCTGGTCTGAAGTTAGACACCTTCATCATCAGAGGTTAAGACCCTCAGCAAGGGGCCatggtaaggatgtcatctgtgggatgattCTACACCCTGCTACATCACAGagctggggcggtggggtagcctaatggataAACTTAATACATTCACTCCTCACATTGAAGactctggtttgattccccacatgggtacaatgtgtgaagcccatttctagtgttcctaaccatgatgttgctggaatattgccgtcAGTGCTGTAAAACCATACCAAACCAGGGTACCTGTGCAATCATAGCTTTCAAGGAAATTATTTCACGtattggtgtgtttgataataATGAGGTTAATATGCTAGATGAAGATTCATCTGAACAGTGAGTGCCAtttatggcaatattccagcaaaatcagggcaggggacaccagaaatgaacttcacacactgtaccatggggaatcaaatccaAGTTTGCCAGCTAACACCTCCCACAGCCCCTACTCTGAACAGCATTTACACAACGCCGGTACACAATGACATAACATGAAAAGTGTACCTTGTCACAACCTATGTACTATGGTCGGACCCTCCCTCTAGGATAGGTGGGTAATGAGTTCAACTCGGGGATTCATATCAATACTCAGAGCCATTATGATCATGTGATTAACAGATTTAACAATGTAATATCATTCTTTCATGAAAAAAAGGCTGCATTGTATTTGAAGATTCAGACATAATTACAGTCACTtctttacaataaaatacatgataaaGATACTTAAAAACTCAGCCTCCAGGCTGAAGGATACATTGCCACTCCTTGAAAATTTGATCTAAGGAGTTAACATAACAGGTATCCAGGTATGGTAGGGTAATTGGGGCTGGGGTACCCAAGTAAAAAATTTGGACCTCTCTCACATGGACAAACCTAGCATGACACCTCGATTCAGTGAGAAGCTTTATtcttacaacaaatatgggttACTGGCAACTAACAGTAACCCCAGTTTTTATGGATATGGCAAGTAATCACTCATATACACACAATGAAGATATGTGTATAACTATGGATACATTGATTGAATAGCTGTTAATGTTTTAGCtttacacagcaatattccagctgtaagtAAATGATGTCTGGACccgacattccagtgatcaagagcatgcacatcgatctatacaactgggatacgatgacatgtgtcaaccaggtctgCGACAATCATGattcatgggttactgaagaccaattctaacccggatcttcagggaaCAATTATGGACACAATTCATGAGCGTTTATGCGTGTGAATGGATGTGTATAATTGTGATTACATAATAACACTGATTataacatcaacacaaacagTTATGTGTCTTCAGTCGGATATGTTCCAAGATCCAAAACAAACGGCGGGACTGTTGTGACTAGTACACCACATCATATGGAAAGATGACTAACGAAAAGCAGTCCATGTCGgcttttgaaaacatgtttcgGACAGAACATGTAACATCAACTTTGAGAATCAACGTTAATGGTAatattatgatgatgatatatttgataCTTACAGTTATCGCTTTTCAAGATGTTTACTTCCGTTCATTCTCCAATCTCCACCAACGAGTAAAAGTTGGGAATTCCATGTTACTATTTATAAAACTACGCTGTCTTCCGGTTCATTCGTAAATACTCGTCTCTTTCTGTAAGCTCGGGTTGTCCCGGAAAAATACTTGTTGGTCAAGAATGAAATGTGTTTTAGTGAAGTTTTTTGGAGGACAAGTTTCCTCTTTCATCTTACGGAAATTATTGGCAAATACTTCTTGTTACATACAGAAGCGGTGAGGGTTTTGGTATTGAATTTCTGTTTAAACTggatatattgtttgtttgcgCAAACTCAACAGTTTTGTATTGGTAACGTAGGTTTACCATAGCCCTTGCCCCACCCACTAACCTCGTAGCACAAACTTGCCCTTCGCCACAAGGTGAATAGCGCATCGTGGATTTCATATTGACTCGTACACATATAAATCACTAAAtcacttcacacacacacacacacacacacacacacacacccacacccacacccacacccacatcaaaccaaccccccccccccccccccctccaccaccaccacccaataaatcaaacaaaagaaacaaacaagaaatcaaacatgaatacagcaaaaattacaaaaaaaaacagctaAAAAAATTTAAATTAAGACTATTCGTCAGGTATTCATCTTTGATTTCTAAACGTACACTTTCAACgggttgtttaataaatattacactgcacaCTTGGCTGAATGATTAATTACAtcctttttaaaaataaaacatttttgaaaagtAATACCCTAACATATAACTGTTCTTTGAAAAATAGAAGTATCATTGaatacatttgccattgtgagcgagtgagtttagtattacgccgcactcaacactattccagctgtatggcggcggtttgtaaataatcgagtcagagtcggaccagacaatccagtgatcaacatcataagcatcgacctgggcacttgggaaccgatgacatgtgtcaaccaagtcagcgaacctgaccacccattccAATAAACGAATTCTACCAGCACCTATTTAGAATTAAGGATGTATTGTACCTCCCTTTCGTAAGACTTTGAAATGATGCATCGTTATGAACATACATGGTATCATACTATCATCCAGGTAACTACTCAGACGATAAATAATAGGCTACGGCATTAATTGGGGTAACAATGCATGGGTTCTTTGACCCCTTCCAACACGAACTTCACTCCTCCCCTCCCAAAAACAAATTTGTTGGACAGAGGAAGTCAATAACGAGTTGCGGGGAAAacaaccagtgaagatccatgttggaactggtcttcagcaacacatgcctGTGGCATGTGGCGACCAATGGGATCGATCACGGTATCCgtattgcgaagatcgatgcccatactgttgatcactgtattatctggtccagattcgattactcacagactgtcgccatataggtggaatactgctgggttCGGATTCCAACAACACCTAGCAGAAAGTAAACCTCCGAGTAAGGTGCCATGGAGGTTGCAGTCTGTGGCGGAGATGACAACtgtaattgtgagtgagtgagttgggttctaccccatttttagcaatattccagcaatatcatggtggtggACATCATAGTCCATTGGCTGATGGGGTCCCCATGCCGCCGTTACAGGTTTTCTTCTTGGGTATCTTACTTTTTGTAGccatggggttttttttatcaaatatggcAATATTTTTTTGCCCCCgtgatcatcatcaccaccaccaccaccatctaATTCGGCGACAATTTCTTCTACAATATCTACCAGCCGTTGAAGGATGTCTCCGCAGTCCACTTTGGCTGCATGGCACCTCTATCGAATGTCCATTAGTGACCATCCACGGGATCAGGTAAAACCGGATCTGGAATATGTGCTTCATCATCATCGAATAAGAAGCCAAAGCATATTCTTCATGACGATCTTCTCATAATCTTTTTTGCCTCACTCTGCTGACTTACTGACTATACACCCAGGGCTTCTTTTCGCAATGTAGCACTCAGTAAGTCATTAGCTTCTGTTTGCTTTAATGTCCATTCTCTTGTTCTCGGTCTTCGGGGGCTAGCCGGGGTCCTGATATTGTGCCTGGGAACATTGTTGTCAAACACTGCTCGCTGTGGCTTTGTGAACATCCAACACCTGCACTCCTAATCATCCCTGAGCATTCACATCCTTCAAGAAGGCATTCACTGTCAATGTCTAAAGTTAGGTTTGTGAGCTTTAACTGCTTTAAATTACTTGCAAGGAAACTACCGATTAGTCTTTTACCAGTATACCTGTCTGCAAAAGAGCTGGCTTAGACATTTTGTGTTGACTGATAATGTCATCTCCAAGTTTTAAGTGACTAATTCCAGattttatcttttttttctgtccatTTGCTCTCGTAGCAGCCTTGAAGTCATCAGGTGTAGATCTGTACTTCTCTTCACAAACTATCAGCTGTTTCAAGTGTGACAGTTGTATTTTTGCCAAGGTTTGGTCAGACCATTTTTAATCTGCAACAAATAGTGATATCCGGATGTAGCCGTTGTCTTGAAGTTGACGCCAGCACATTCCACTATTGCAACAGAAATCGTTCTTGCTATTTCCGGTGGTATTGTTCTGATGATTGACAACATCCGGTTTTTATCAACATTGCTTCAGTGGTATCTCCAGGTGATGGCACACGTTGTTGAAGTAATGCTAGGAGACCCTTCTGAACACAAGATTTACTGCAGTCAGACTTGACTACAGCTTGAAAAGTGTTCATTTTTAAACTCCAACAGTCAGCCATCCGGGAGTGTCTTCTGACAAGATGCTGTCTTTTCATTTCTCGTTTCTGCTTTTCAGACACGTGCAGTGAAGATTTCATGCAAGTGGTGCTCTTTGACTGCTTCGGTTTCTGTAGGTGTTTAGAAGGTCCACCAACTGTGTTGATATCTGGTTGTCTGTGCAAGCAAAAGCGGTTCTGATTATAACAATATTTCTCAAGAAGAAACTTCCCAGCTTCATATGAGTGCCTGTCCAATAGTGCTTCAGGTAACGTCGAATGATCTGATTgatacacactgtgtggaacGTTGTCATCTTCATTGCTGAGGCCATTAAGTCTGAGATGTAGTTCACTGGCTGACACGTGGGCCCCCGCAACAAATGTCCACTCAAAATGGTGGCATCTAAATTCCCTTTCATGtggaatatatatatgcaaa is a window from the Haliotis asinina isolate JCU_RB_2024 chromosome 9, JCU_Hal_asi_v2, whole genome shotgun sequence genome containing:
- the LOC137296747 gene encoding uncharacterized protein, with translation MDATNQDIQCDAQGYSTDRVHIVGRHLQNADQGSVTSQQHGQRMPYNNMGGIAFGVPQSNFSGIPPEYEHFDVALLYAKEDLELALDIRDKLRGFELRNKMYPKICLYDDSCFVASQMERAENVVKLCTLIFVVLTENLRDDMVVQAVREEAFGLTRIATKDECDTTKRYCIRPLHTKSEKDRKGVYKTPSGLLAIDSVDWYNYEKKSFQYRLKKLFDHHLPYRLKRENQDFCGNSFQTAQIYRSFSSDKPNGNMQSMQGQLNMQVQAAMYGSHFREGLYTVQGNPPPPGLESENHGQSGVHGNTSVPNIFPTEHRLTPPRANTSRNPVYLAHDAQPQGSVDQGPGIDPVLIEKSRQRFETASHGNTIHHPQQTSSNIHQESLQTDEQNLSVNLSQIHVSDARPFVNRGGQEGHGCGNSSFEADVQPSRSLSGAQTGGLTGPDRGDTDNCINGRSSTSQNVPKHDCSPSDKPSSVTTHYKTLSEKSSEQQTAASSSSSTVLRNNLPQYQSPLNTADNANPSEIFRSLPEDDLVIEPDLDEDGIQINATKSKGKLFESSRSEGESSCLSKCEDEESTVVKSVNSSQGTNRSIDTTAIKDMARKDNGSVTSNRFVDVADQEPCHNSGEDNDNKSGIGSCDTTEPSQLTADEIPSTNPATITVIEGLCDDLPRNHRGTSVSGQGPKKNIGTVASGSGDGQNLVTAASSPCSGCDLGTFASDQGQRDTPGKDDNEPSDGSGSLGQKPSDNIDTVGPHQGPRDGSASLGQKPSDDIDTVGPHQGPRDGSGSLGQKPSDNIDTVGPHQGPRDGSGSLGQKPSDDIDTVGPHRAPRDGSPSPPLAPRTPGDGQSLADQKVTLAKQIACSATQTSNADKSNTVSVKPHITSGSAKHRVLDKVTKPLETYSALSNNLKTPLAKQGIEEINKVLTHELKTDGPAYTSSAKCAAPNVLKSSAGVPPISPAPVLHYHYHAGNQGPGMFDPSVFTLLEEPPQFTPHHVNGPPHYPGQPAAPPAQNPQQHGPVNMSQQAPINIVNCKHVQIGSDGKMIIGSQHERMTDREEVDPYDSLTSAASNREDSPPPYSVQNPSFPASTYRKTPLTDGIVIPSQTEPRGGNPPYGEQEAVIADVSQSRAESLGNASGLTRDGPRSCFPSERTGNERRQVLTGLSDLHPHWDSASGLSDITSFTVSELGSASDFLEMVRSELSEDRDSSFTGKGETTLPTVCSNHSNDDSQLTTEDTSNPSTLNATDGTFFCADKRRKQVYLNIAKPLLQQCNFQHEGKSMSVDSELD